TTCTGTTCGTCTCGTTTGACCTCCCCATTGTTTTTATAAACATGAACAGAGGTTTGGTGTAAAAGAATCGTTCCAGTAAAACGCTTGCCATCTCCGGTGATAATCTCACAGTACTCACCTTCAATTGCATTAAATCGAAAACCACCAATTAAAGATAAGCGCAGGCGACCATCACTCTTAATTTCTTTCACCATCGCTCCCAATGTATCAACATGAGCTGTTAACATCCGTTGACGCGACGAATCTGCCCCTTCAATAGTAGCAATGAGTCCACCCTTATTATTTCGTTTTGTCTCTACTCCAAGCTCTTGCATTCTCCCCTCAACCCAACTAATGACTTCATCAGTGTAACCAGATGGGCTTGGAATACTAACTAATTCTTTCGTAGTTTGTAGAAGTTCTTCTGCATGAAATAAATCACTCATTGATTTCATCCTCTCAAATTGAATTAATTGGAAAAGCAAACGAATCCTTCTTCATATTTCAGTTAACTATCACATACATATGATGACAAGCTTACTCATTTGGAGGTATCGGGATGATCAAAAGAATTCACTACGTTATCATGCTAGGTATGATTGGTTTTTTTGCGCTCATCCTTGTTAACACTAGTAGTAATCCTGTTAGGGAATCATTTACGTATTTCCCACCTGATCCAGAAGTCACATTTGATTCAGCAAGCACATCTCTTACTATTCTAACGCAGGACGATGAAGATGAATACACATTGGATTGGAAGACAGAATCAAGTCTTTCTGAAGTGGCTTACCTTCGTCAAGATTTATCATTTCTCTATGAAGAAGGTCGCCTGATTGATTCCATGTCAATTTGGAAAGAAAATACGGCTACACTTCGTCAAAAAAAAGAATCTACAAGTGAAGATAGCGGACATTATGAAGCGATTACCTACCATTATGGAGAAATCCATTACCCTAATGATGTAATTAAAAGTGCCCAGCAATTGAGTTATGACCAACTTTACGTCATTGACTCTCCGATGACACCACTTGAATCTTTTAAAGAGGCTTCAAGTGAAGAAGAAAAAGAGTGGCAATACATTCTCGATCATGCCATGGATCAACAAGCCCAGTTGGTTTTCAAAGCTATGGTAACAGAATATAATCTTCATCCTGAAGACTATTATATTTTCCCGCTAACCTCGTTAGATCAATATCAACAGCGAACGCTCCCAGGACTATCTCAGAAACAGACTGCTGATACGATCGGAGGTATTTGGGAAGGTCTATACAAAAACTATTTCCTTGGCATAATTCCTCCGAATGGCCCGACAGAATCACCTATTGGCAGTACAATTCCAATCATATTGCTTCATAAACATTCACCATATTTACTCATCCTATTCCAAACGAAAAGTGGAAAGAACATTGAGCTTATTCAATACCTTAACGAGCCTATATTAGAGCCACAAGATACAGAAGAATAAAGAAAGTATTAATTGATTAATACATTCTTCAGTTCTTCATAAGTCAATATTTCTGGAATATCTTTCCTAATTGAGTGGTCAACAGCTTCATTCCTGGAATTAAAATATATTGCATCAAAGCCTGCTTCTATAGCAGGCTTAATGTCATGATCCCACGTATCCCCTATGTAAAGATAATGCCCCATACTTCCAAGAACATATTGAAATATGTCAACGTCTGGCTTTTCAATCCCTACAGTTTCTGAAATGTAAATATTCTCATGAGGGATCCATTGAAGCAATTGAAGAGCATTAATTTTTGCTAGCTGTGTTTCCTGCCCACCATTTGTAATAATGCCTAGCTCTATTCCACTATCCCTCAAAGTAGATAGAATAGAGGAAACCCCGTCATATAATTCAGCGAAGGAGGCAACTTTAGATTGATATTCTCTTTGGAACTCTAACGCTTCCTCCTCAGAGCAAGTTAAGTTAAAATAGTCATTCGTTTTACAAAATCGCTTCACCTGGTACCGTTCTCTTGACCATCTACCTTCTTCATAGGCATTCCAATATTGATCGCAATTAGATTTGAATACATTAAACCACTGCTCAACTGAAACAGATGTACTTTTATTTAGCAACATTTTTTCTGCACAATGCAAAATGGTTTTTTTAAAGGCCTTTTCATGATCATAAAGAGTGTTATCTAAATCAAAGTAGATGTGTGTCCACTTCATATAAAGCTCCCCCAGTCTCCGGTTAATCAAACTATTCCTTATTGTCTTCCCCCTATTCTAACCTTTTCAATTTTTAGAAGAAAGCTTTGTTAGCTTATATTGTTGATTCTCGACTTTTGCCTCATTCGAGTGGTCATCACAGAGCATAAATGAGCCAAAATCAACTGCGTGCATTAACATACCCTAGAACAAAGAAAAACCTCCACCGGTGAGGTAGAGGTTAAGATAGAAAAGAGCTAAAAAGTTTGTTACGTAAACCTGGAAATTTCAACGAATTTCCGACGACAAAGCGCCTTATCACCGCGACGCCTAGCAGCCCATTTAATAATCGGTATCGGTATTCATACAACACGACTACTAAAGATAATAGAACAAGAACCTTCGTTATTTTCATCATTCTCCTCCTGAAACTGTACTATATCTCTACTGTTTGCAGGTAATGACGTTTTTATCCATGATTCACAGAGGGGTCTTCACCTAATTTCTTATTATTCCAATAGCCCAAAATCACAGTAAATAATGGTGATAGCCATAGAAAGACTGCAAACGGAAGATAGCTTAACACCGATACCCCTAACGTTTCTGCAAAAAAGGCTCCCGATACTCCCCATGGAATTAACGGATTAATGAGCGTCCCAGCGTCTTCTAATGTACGGGAAAGATATTTCCGATCCACGCCTGCTTTATCATAAAACGGCTCAAACGTTTGACCAGGAAGAAGAATTGACAAATACTGCTCACCTGTTAACAAATTCACTCCAATTGCAGATGTGGCTGTGGCAGAAATTAAATGACCTCGCTTATTTAGAAGCTTTGTTAACCCGCTCATGAGGGATTGAATGATTCCCATCACTTGCAGAACGCCACCAAGTGCTAATGCTAAAATAATCAGTGAGACGCTCCACATCATTGATTGAAGGCCACCTCTATTTACGATTCCATTTACAAGATCACTTGATGTATCACTCGCAAAACCATTTTGCATCGTTCCAAGAATTGAACCAGCTGAATACACGCCTTGCGTTAACATTGATACGATAATTCCCGCAAGAAGCCCGGCAAACAAAGTGACTAGAACAGGCACTCTTCTTACAGCAAGAACGAGCACGATAACAGGAGGAATTAATGTCCAGAGCGATATATTAAACTCGCTTTGCAAAACCGACATAGCTTTGTTCAAATCCTCCGGGTTAACGGAAGTAGATAAATTTTTACTCATCATAAAAAAGAAGATCACTGCTACGACAATGGCTGGAATCGTAGTCTGTGTCATATGTCGAATATGAGTGAACAGATCTACTTTTGCAACAGCAGGAGCAAAGTTGGTCGTATCAGAGAGGGGAGACATTTTGTCTCCGAAGCATGCACCTGAAATAACAGCTCCAGCCGCCAAAGCCGGGTTAACACCCATTGCTGCTCCTATTCCCATCATCGCTACGCCAATGGTACCGATTGTAGTAAATGAACTGCCTGTAAAGCTTGAAACGATAATGGTCACGATCAATGCACTGATGAGAAACCACTCAGGCTGGATGAACTGAAGCCCTCCATATAACAATGTTGGCACCGTACCACTCTGCATCCATACGGCGATCATCATTCCTACTACAAAAAGAATGAGAATTGGCTTTAAGCCCGTAGTTATACTCTGCAGTAAAGCCTTCTCTATTTCTTCCCACTTCATACCAAGAATTAATCCCAAAATCCCCATTCCTACTACGCCAGCAAGAAGAGGAATATGCGGTTCTACCTTTAAGCCAATAATACTAAACAACATCCAGCTCATTAATAGCGCAATCACAACAAGCGCTATTGGAAATGATATTTTTTTCATTTTCTTTCTCTCCCTTGATCTATGTTCTCTCACCGATTAGTTTTGCTCTATCTGTATTTTTCCATTAAAAAAAGCCCTTCAATAATTGAAGGGACGAAATTTTTTCGCGGTACCACCCTTATTGACAGTAATAACTGCCCACTTATATCCTCAATATCGGGAGGATCACCCGTACCTAGCTCCTCAAATGTAATTTCACTCCTAGACGCCCTAGTTTTCACCAACCACCAGGTCTCTTCGACTGCTTATCTAGAGAAGCTACTTTTTCTGAATCTTCGCTTTTGTACTTTTATGCTTTTGTGCGTTTAAGTAACATCGTTATTCTATAATTGAATATGAGCGATGTCAAGGATAAGAGTTAAGATGTCAAAAAGCACCAGCCTAAGGCTGATGCTTTTTACATGCCAATATATCTTGAATAGAGTGCTTTTGCTCTTCCACTATCTTCTGTTCCTTGAATAAGTACCCTTCCATCTGGAAATAACACTAGTCTTTCCCCTTCCTCAAGTTGCGCTTTAAGTAAGAAAGGAGTTTTCTTAACTGTTGTTGTTTTTTCTAGCTTTGATGCCCATTCTTTTAAATCAAAATGACTTTCAAGCTGTATCTGAATCGTTTCTCTTCCACATAGAGAGGTGATATCCTGCTTAGCTCCCGCTTTTAATGATGGATATTCGTTTGTTTGGCATGTTGGACAACCTTCTTTAGGCGAAGAAAATTTCATCGCATAACTATGATTATGCCAAATATCCATTGTCATTAGGCTGCGATGAAGCTTCTCATGGTCTCCCGCTATATATTTCATAATCTCCGTCACTTGATACGATGCGATAATATCAACGATAGGAGAAATAACCCCGATCGTGTCACACGTTTCACCAGTCGTTCCTTCGCCACCCTGAATAAAGCAACGAAGGCAAGGCGTTTCACCAGGAACAAATAGTGCTGTCATTCCCCTTGAACTTACCGCCCCACCATATACAAAAGGAATATTCATTTTAAAACAAGCATCATTTAAAAGAAAACGTGTGGAAAAGTTATCGGTCCCGTCCATAACAAAGTCCACTTCTTCCATAAGGTCACTTACGTTACTTGCATTAACATCCGCTATGATCGCTTCGATTTCAACTGAGGAATTCATTTTTTCTAGTTTCTTTTTGGCTGCAATTGTTTTTGGTAACGCTGCCGAAACATCCTCTTCGTCAAATAGCATTTGTCTTTGAAGATTGCTCTTCTCAACATAATCACGATCGACAATTCTTACATGACCGAAGCCCGCTCGCACAAGATGATTGGCAATCGCTGTCCCTAGTGCACCCATTCCTACAACAAGAGCCCGTGATTGACTGAAATTCTTTTGGCCTTCTTCGCCTATAGGAGAAAACAGCATTTGTCTTGAATACCTTTTAAAGTCATCCATTTAATCTCTCTCCTTTTGAACAAATTTATATTCTTCTTTTGTATTTACATTTAAAAACTGCTTTTTCAGTTCTTCAACTTTTATATATTGGGCATTAATTAATTCAAAAAGATCATTCATTTTTCTTTTTCCTGATAAAAGAAGCTCTTCGATAATGGATTGACAGGAAGAATGATAGATAGCACAGAGTGGCTGGCTTCTTCCTGAGCTCACCGGTATGACGGCCATTGCTTCTGGATGTTTGATCATTTCTTCAATTAGTGTAGAAAATAGACCATCTGTTACGAACGGCATATCACAAGCGACCGTTAGATAAAGATCACCATTCGTTTGAGTCATCCCAGAATAAAGACCTGCTAGCGGTCCCATCCCTACAAATTTTTCCTCATCTCTTATCACTCTTATATCTTCTGATGTGCTCATGCTAAACTGCTCTAATAAATCTCTATTTGTTACGATAATGGATTCATTTACAACAGGGTGAAGTTGATTCAGTACCACTTCATAAAAAGGCTTGCCGTGATAAGTGGCAAATGCTTTTGGGGATCCAAACCTTCTGGACTCCCCTCCTGCTAGCAATGTACCTATTATTTTCATAACCACCATGCACCTCCCACAAGAGCGCCAATCATAGACGAGGCGAAATTGACCACGTCATTATTAAATCCTTTTATACCGCTGATTTTGACTGTCCTATTTCCACAATGTATATGGCGTTCGGTTTTTGAACCACATTTCTGACATTTTAATTCTTCTTGCAAGGTTGCTCCAATCAGCGTATCGCTTAAACAGCCGACAAATCCTGCGACCGTAACAATAACTAACCCTAGAAAAGATAAGTCAAAAACAAGTGAACCAACTCCTCCAATTAAACCAGCTCCGAGCAAAGACGCCAATATACCTGGCATACTAATAGCTCCAGAAGTGCCTGCCGGAACGAATTTCATCGTTATTATATGAAGGGGGCGTCGCTTTGAGAGAACGCCAAGTTCAGATGCCCAGGTATCAGAATTAGAAGTGGCAATCGCACTTAGAAAAATAAACAGCCATACATCCCCAGGGAATAAAAGCATCATTATTCCAGCGAAAGCAGCAACCCCACCATTTGCAAGAACTTGATACTGATCTCTCGAAGCGCCCTTTTCAACAATTTGTTCCACGCCATCTTTTAACTGCGCTTTATACTTACTCCATATAGTAGAAGTTAAAAAAAAGATACCAAGAAGCAAGAGCCCTTTCCAGCCAAAACCTAGTGCGATCGCGCACCCAACACCTGTGGCGGCTATTGCTCCATTTCTCGAAAGTGCATGAACTTTATATCCTAAAATACCTGTTATAGCACTTAAAAAAGCGTAAATGATCATTTTACGTTAACAAGCTGTTCATTAGTAATGATGGCTTCCACAGGTACGTCAAAAGATTCGGTTGGCACCTTTTCAACGACTTGAAATTGATAGGCAAGGGATACGGTTGAGTTTGAATAGTGTTGCAAATATCGATCATAGAAACCGCCACCAAATCCAATCCTAAAGCCATTAAGATCAAAAATGAGACCAGGAACAAGCAAAAGATTTATTTCTTCTGGGGGACACACTACTGTTTTATCGGGGCGAGGTTCTTCCAACCCAAAATAAACGCTTTCTAGCTGATCCCACTCTGTTAAGTAGCGAAAAGTCATCTGCTTCGTCTTCGGATTGCACTTCGGGACTGCTACTCTCTTTCCATCAGTCCAAGCTTTTTCTATAATTTTCTTCGTATTTATTTCACCTTTCATTGCCACGGTTAATCCGATCGTTTCAGCCTTTTTGAATGGTTCATATGTATAAAGACGTTCACGTATTTGTTCATCAAGCAATATTTTCTCATCAGCACTAATTTCTTTTAATTTCACTTTCATGTTTGTTCGCCATTCATGTTTTGATTGCATCATCATTCCTCCTACTTTTCTCTTCTATTAGTTTACGAGAAAATGTGCAAATAAAAAAGCAGTAGGATATCCTACTGCTTACTTTGTTTCGCGATGTAACGTCTGCTTTTTAAGTCTTGGGCTGTATTTTTTAAGTTCAAGACGATCAGGGTTAGTACGTTTGTTCTTCGTCGTGATGTAGTTACGATCGCCTGTTTCAGTGCAAGCCAATGTAATTTGTACGCGCATGAATATCCCTCCAAATCCTATCAAACTGTTCATTTAACAACATACTTCATTATGATAACAAACATATCTCATTCAATCAAGTTGTTTTTGTTGAAGAAAGTGACTCATATTTCTCAAGATAATCCTTCACCACATCTACGTACGTTGCATGCGACCAGGTTAAGGGTGCTACAGATAGTGGTTTACCCGTGTAAGGATGAACCTGTTCTGGTAGTATACCACTTGTGAGGGCCTGCTTAAATACCCAATCAATATGATTCTTCGCATCGCGAAGTTGTTCAATCGTTTGAGCACTAGAAATTTTCCATTTGGCGATCCATAGAGTACAAATAACCCACGGATTCCCTGGTACTTCTTCTACATTTTGTGATTGTTGAAAATAATAATCACTAACATAACGTGCTACACCGCCTATACTTGTTTTGACAGACAGGCGTTTTTCAATTTCTTCCATTGTACGAACGACCCTTGGATCATCTGCAGGGAACACTCCAAAAGCAAATAGACCAAACAAACTGCTTTCTATTGTATAATCCTTCGTTATCTCTCCAGTCTCACAATTGCGGTACAACCCCCGAATAAAGCAGGAACGGGTCTTATCATATAAATGTGTCTCAATTCCTTTTTTGATCCGCTGTGCCCCTTCAAAATAGCTATCAGCGCGGTCATCTTCACCAAATAGCCTTGCAAACGAATGAGCTGCCATCAAACC
The sequence above is drawn from the Pseudalkalibacillus hwajinpoensis genome and encodes:
- a CDS encoding HAD family hydrolase; its protein translation is MKWTHIYFDLDNTLYDHEKAFKKTILHCAEKMLLNKSTSVSVEQWFNVFKSNCDQYWNAYEEGRWSRERYQVKRFCKTNDYFNLTCSEEEALEFQREYQSKVASFAELYDGVSSILSTLRDSGIELGIITNGGQETQLAKINALQLLQWIPHENIYISETVGIEKPDVDIFQYVLGSMGHYLYIGDTWDHDIKPAIEAGFDAIYFNSRNEAVDHSIRKDIPEILTYEELKNVLIN
- the nhaC gene encoding Na+/H+ antiporter NhaC, producing the protein MKKISFPIALVVIALLMSWMLFSIIGLKVEPHIPLLAGVVGMGILGLILGMKWEEIEKALLQSITTGLKPILILFVVGMMIAVWMQSGTVPTLLYGGLQFIQPEWFLISALIVTIIVSSFTGSSFTTIGTIGVAMMGIGAAMGVNPALAAGAVISGACFGDKMSPLSDTTNFAPAVAKVDLFTHIRHMTQTTIPAIVVAVIFFFMMSKNLSTSVNPEDLNKAMSVLQSEFNISLWTLIPPVIVLVLAVRRVPVLVTLFAGLLAGIIVSMLTQGVYSAGSILGTMQNGFASDTSSDLVNGIVNRGGLQSMMWSVSLIILALALGGVLQVMGIIQSLMSGLTKLLNKRGHLISATATSAIGVNLLTGEQYLSILLPGQTFEPFYDKAGVDRKYLSRTLEDAGTLINPLIPWGVSGAFFAETLGVSVLSYLPFAVFLWLSPLFTVILGYWNNKKLGEDPSVNHG
- a CDS encoding ThiF family adenylyltransferase produces the protein MDDFKRYSRQMLFSPIGEEGQKNFSQSRALVVGMGALGTAIANHLVRAGFGHVRIVDRDYVEKSNLQRQMLFDEEDVSAALPKTIAAKKKLEKMNSSVEIEAIIADVNASNVSDLMEEVDFVMDGTDNFSTRFLLNDACFKMNIPFVYGGAVSSRGMTALFVPGETPCLRCFIQGGEGTTGETCDTIGVISPIVDIIASYQVTEIMKYIAGDHEKLHRSLMTMDIWHNHSYAMKFSSPKEGCPTCQTNEYPSLKAGAKQDITSLCGRETIQIQLESHFDLKEWASKLEKTTTVKKTPFLLKAQLEEGERLVLFPDGRVLIQGTEDSGRAKALYSRYIGM
- the mobA gene encoding molybdenum cofactor guanylyltransferase — encoded protein: MKIIGTLLAGGESRRFGSPKAFATYHGKPFYEVVLNQLHPVVNESIIVTNRDLLEQFSMSTSEDIRVIRDEEKFVGMGPLAGLYSGMTQTNGDLYLTVACDMPFVTDGLFSTLIEEMIKHPEAMAVIPVSSGRSQPLCAIYHSSCQSIIEELLLSGKRKMNDLFELINAQYIKVEELKKQFLNVNTKEEYKFVQKERD
- a CDS encoding DUF92 domain-containing protein — encoded protein: MIIYAFLSAITGILGYKVHALSRNGAIAATGVGCAIALGFGWKGLLLLGIFFLTSTIWSKYKAQLKDGVEQIVEKGASRDQYQVLANGGVAAFAGIMMLLFPGDVWLFIFLSAIATSNSDTWASELGVLSKRRPLHIITMKFVPAGTSGAISMPGILASLLGAGLIGGVGSLVFDLSFLGLVIVTVAGFVGCLSDTLIGATLQEELKCQKCGSKTERHIHCGNRTVKISGIKGFNNDVVNFASSMIGALVGGAWWL
- a CDS encoding 5-formyltetrahydrofolate cyclo-ligase — translated: MQSKHEWRTNMKVKLKEISADEKILLDEQIRERLYTYEPFKKAETIGLTVAMKGEINTKKIIEKAWTDGKRVAVPKCNPKTKQMTFRYLTEWDQLESVYFGLEEPRPDKTVVCPPEEINLLLVPGLIFDLNGFRIGFGGGFYDRYLQHYSNSTVSLAYQFQVVEKVPTESFDVPVEAIITNEQLVNVK
- the rpmG gene encoding 50S ribosomal protein L33 encodes the protein MRVQITLACTETGDRNYITTKNKRTNPDRLELKKYSPRLKKQTLHRETK